The Verrucomicrobiota bacterium genome window below encodes:
- a CDS encoding DUF1349 domain-containing protein, producing the protein MKQSRTTSLYLNTAGSGSWTTVGKGLAFQRRTATGGISEHTSGGAGTAPYWVRVTRVGSTFTGFKSTDGLTWTSVGSATITMASSVYIGLAVTSHNDAVLNSSTFDNVSATR; encoded by the coding sequence ATGAAACAGTCCAGAACTACGTCCCTTTATCTCAACACCGCCGGGAGCGGAAGCTGGACCACCGTCGGTAAGGGCCTGGCCTTCCAACGGCGCACGGCCACCGGCGGCATTAGCGAACACACGTCCGGAGGCGCGGGCACCGCTCCGTATTGGGTGCGCGTGACTCGCGTGGGCAGCACGTTCACCGGTTTTAAGTCCACCGACGGTCTGACCTGGACCAGTGTCGGTTCGGCGACGATCACCATGGCGTCGAGCGTCTATATCGGCCTGGCCGTCACGAGCCACAACGACGCTGTATTGAACAGCTCGACATTCGACAACGTGAGCGCAACGCGGTGA